One uncultured Carboxylicivirga sp. genomic window, AAGGTGCTAAAGAAAAGGGATTTATTACAAACTATTAATAAAGGGAGTAAAAAATGGCTAAAAAGGCAAAAGGTAATCGCATACAGGTGATTCTTGAGTGTACTGAACACAAGGAGAGTGGACAACCTGGAACTAGCCGCTACATTACCGTAAAAAACAGAAAAAATACTCCTGATCGTATGGAGTTAAAAAAATATAATCCAATTTTGAAGCGAGTAACTTTACATCGCGAAATCAAATAAAACTGATTAACCATGGCAAAGAAAGCAGTTGCATCGTTGCAAAAAGGTGAAGGTAAAGGTCACACTAAAGTGATTAAAATGGTAAAATCTGAGAAAACCGGAGCTTATACATTCCGTGAAGAGATTGTACCTAATGAAATGACCAAAGAGTTTTTCAATAAATAAGGTTGAATAACCGTAAAACATAAAAGCTTCCTTTTACGAGGGAGCTTTTTGTGTTTATCTGGTTTAAGTTCAGTTATCAATTGTTATCTTAGCAGAAATATTTAATATATGGGTATTTTTGGAAGTTTTACCAAGGCTAAAAAGGAAAGTCTTGACAAAGGTTTGGCCAAAACCAAGGAAAGTGTTCTGAAAAAATTAACACGTGCTGTGGTTGGTAAAACCAGGGTTGATGATGATGTACTAGATGAATTGGAAGAAGTATTGATTACATCTGATGTAGGTGTAGATACAACTCTGAAAATAATCAAAAGAATTGAAGCTCGTGTTTCAAAAGATAAGTTTTTAGGAACGGGTGAGTTGAACGATATTCTGCGTGAAGAGATTGCTGAACTTTTGGCTGAGAATTCTTCTGAAAAACCAATTGATTTTGAACTTCCTACATCAGATAA contains:
- the rpmG gene encoding 50S ribosomal protein L33, producing MAKKAKGNRIQVILECTEHKESGQPGTSRYITVKNRKNTPDRMELKKYNPILKRVTLHREIK
- a CDS encoding DUF4295 domain-containing protein, with amino-acid sequence MAKKAVASLQKGEGKGHTKVIKMVKSEKTGAYTFREEIVPNEMTKEFFNK